The genome window CGGCATCTCCCACCGGCGCCTCCTGCGTGAGTTCCAGCGTTCCCGATACCGTCGGTCGAGTGAGCAGCGTCCCGCCCGTCGACGTCCCGACCAGGCTCTCGAGGAGGTACGTCCCGGTGAGATCCGGAGGCGGAGGCGGCGGAAGCACCGCGATCTCCGCCATCCCTTCCACTCCCGCGGCCGAACCGCCGCCGGCCGCCGTGATGGTCGCCGTTCCCTCGGCCACCCCTCGTACGAGGCCCAGGCTGTCCACGGAGGCGACCGCGGTATCGCTCGAGGTCCAGCCGAAAGCCGCGTCGGCGACCACGTGTCCGTTGGCGTCCGTCGCCGTCGCGACCAGCCGCACCGTGTCGCCCGTCGCGAGGGTGTGGGTCGTGGGCGTGACCTCCGCCATCGCGGCCGTCTGAGAGACCACGATCGAAGCACTGTCCGACACATCGCCAGAGCGGGCCGTGACGGTCGCGTTCCCGTTGGCCAGGGCCGTCACCAGGCCGCTCGTATCCACCGACGCGACGCTGGCATCGCCGCTCGACCAGACCACGGCTGCACCCGCGATCGGGCGGCCGAGCTGGTCGTGTACATCGGCGGACAGTCGGACCGTCTGGTCGATCGCGGTGAGCATCGCGGTGTTCGGCGTGACCGTCACGATCGTGGGCGCCGGTGCCGCCACCTCCACGGCGAAGCTCTGCGAGGCAGAGAGTCCGCCCGGGTCGGAGGCCGTGACGGTCACCGCCGCCGCGCCCTGCGCGACGCCCGTCACGGACAGATCGGTGCCCGAAAGGGCGACGGTCGCGACTGCGGCGTTGGACGTCGCCGCCGCATGGCTCAGCGCGTCGCCGTCCGGATCCGAGAACGATGCCGAGATGTCCATTGTCACGGTCTGCCCCTCGACGACCATCTGATCCGGAATCGCCGTAGCCGCCGCCGGCGCCCGGTTGGCGGGCGGAGGAGGAGGCGGCGGTGGGAGAGGAGGTGGCGTGGGCCTGGGGTCGACGGTTCCGCCGCCACCGCAGGCCGCGTTGAGGACTGCGGCTCCGACCAGAAGGAGCGGGAGGATTCGCACCCGACCGTATCTTGGCATTATCGCTCGCACCTGTCCCTCCCCAAAGAAATTAAAGCGGGTTTTCCGGCGCGTCCACGTTCAGGTCGGTAGCGACGGGCTTAGCAGCCCGTGGCTAAAGTCGTCCGCAGCCGTCCTTGGTGTCGATTGAATTGGAGGGACACCGTGTCCTTCGGCAAGGAGGAAGGCGATGGCGATGGGCAGGCGGCGCAAGGGTCGGCAGCGGGAGTTGTTCGTGGCGGCCAGTGAGGTTCGGGCGCTGGGCAACCCGTTCTACCGGGCGCTGAACCGGCTGCTGGATGATCACGGCTTCGACGAGTTCGCGGAGGAGGCGTGCCGCGAGTTCTACGCGGAGAAGCGGGGCCGGGCATTCCGCCGGGCGTGTACTTCCGGGTGCTGATGGTGGGGTATCTGGAGGGGATCGGCTCGGAGCGGGGGATCGCGTGGCGGTGCGCGGACTCGATCTCGTTGCGCGAGTTCCTGGGATACGGACTCTCGAAGAACCCGCCGGAGCATTCCGGCCTGTCGAAGACGCGCAAGCGGCTGAGCGTCGAGGCGCACGCGGCCGTGTTCGGTCGGGTGGTGGAGTTGCTGCGGTCCTCGGGTCTCCTGAGCGGCAAGACGCTGGGGGTGGACGCGACGAAGCTGGAGGCGGCTACGAGGAGTGGCTGGAGCAGGTGGCGAAGGCGTCGGGGATCGAGACGCCGACGCGGGAGGATCTCGCGAAGCTGGACCGGACGCGCCCGAAGAAGAAGACCTCGAACAAGGAGTGGGTTCATCCGCACGATCCAGAGGCGCGGATCGCGAAGATGAAGGACGGCGGCACCCGCATGGCGCACAAGTTCGAGCAGGCGGTCGATCTGGAGACCGGGGCGGTCTGCGCGGTGACCGTGCAATCGATGGACGGCGGGGACACGGCCTCGCTGCCGGTGACGCTGGACGAGGCGGCGCGGCAGCTGGCAGGCGGTCGAGGCGGCTCCGGGGGAGGTCGTGGCGGACAAGGGATATCACTCGAACAAGACGATGACGGGGGGTGAGGGACCGGGGACTGCGAAGCTATGTGAGCGAGCCCGACCGGGGACGGCGCAACTGGAAGCGGAACCCGGACGCGAAGAAGCCGACCCACGCCAACCGACGACGGATCCGGGGCGACAGGGGGAAGCGGCTTCTGCGTCAGCGCGGCGAGAAGCTGGAGCGTGGCTTCGCGCACATGCTGGAGACGGGAGGACTCCGCCGTGTCCACGTTCGCGGCCGGGAGGAGATCCGAAAACGGATCCTGATTCAGGCCGCCGCGGGCGTGTCAGATTTTTTGTGTAAATGGCCCTCGCACTCATACGGGCACTCGGCCCTCGAACACGATCGACAGGTGGTTCAGGGCGGCGGTTCCAGTCCTGAACGGGCCGGGTCCAGCGCTCCGAGGCCCTGTCGATCGCGAGGTACAACACCTTTCTGACCGCCTCCGGGGTCGGGAACGCGCCGCGGCTTCCTCGTCACCTTGGTGAGCTGCGCGTTCAGGGCCTCGATCGCGTTCGTCGTGTACATGACCTTGCGGATCTCGGGCGGATAATCGAAGAACGGGGTCAGGTTCGCCCAGTTCGCCCGCCACTTCCGGCTGATCACGGGGAAACGCTCGTCCCAGCGCTCTGAAAAGGCCTCCAGCGCCGTCTCGGCCGCCTCAAGGCTCGGAGCCCGGTAGATGGCCCGCAAGTCCCGGGCGACGGCCTTGCGCTCCTTCCAGGAGACGAACCGGAGCGAGCCGCGCACCAGATGCACGACGCAGAGCTGGACCTGCGTCTTCGGGAACACCGACTCGATCGCCTCGGGAAAGCCCTTGAGTCCGTCGATCGAGGCGATCAGGATGTCCTCGACGCCCCGGTTCCTGAGTTCCGTCAGGACCGAGAGCCAGAACTTCGCCCCCTCCGCCGCGCCCACCCACAGCCCCAAGAGCTCCTTGTTGCCCTCCAGGTTCAGGGCGAGCGCGAGATAGACGGCGTGCGTCTGCACGTGGCCCCGGGACCGCACCTTCTCGTCGAACCCGCCCAGCCGGCGCTGGCCCTTCCTCACGAACTGCGGGTCGAACGTCGAGTCGCGGTCCCGCGGCACCTCGATCTCAAGCTCCGACGTGTCCGTCTTGACCCGCTTCCGCGTGCGGCCGTTGCGCGAGTTGCCGCCGTTGTGACCCTCCCTCGCGTGCTTCTCGTAGCCGAGGTGCTCGGTGAGCTCGCCCTCCAGAACCCGCTCCATCACTCGCTTCGTCAGCGCGTCCAGCAGCCCGCCGCCGCCCATGATCTCCTCCGGGCTGCGGCCCTCCATCAGGCTGTCGAGAAGCTCCTTCACCTCCCGCTCGGTTGCATCCTTCCTCTTCCTGGCTATGGTCTCCTCCGGCTTCCAGAGTCTACTCCATGGCCATTTACACAGAAATCAGCACACTCCCGGCCGCCGCCTTCCAACCTCGGGCTGCTGATGCGCAGCCTGTACGGGATCGGCACCCCGCGCGGCCTTCAGGGCTTCGCCGGGGCGCCCGCAGCCCTCGCTCGACACCTCTGGGCCGCCATCGGGCGCGTTCTCGGCCTCGTCCGCCGCCGTCTCGGCCCTCTCAGCGCGATTTTCGGCCCTGCGACCATCGAGATGCGCCGTGGCCGCATTCACCGCCCGGCGCTTCGATTATCCCTTTGTTCCACGGACTGCTAGCCCTGGCCCTGCGCGGGGGCTGCGGTCGAACCAATTCCCAACGCCGCCCACACGATGGCCATCCGGCCAAGGAAACGAATGGGAGTCGGAACGGGAGGGTCTCCTTGTGCAAACTGAATCATGCCGACCCCCGACACTGACCGCGAAGGAACGCGTTTCCGTCATCCGTTACACAAGTAACGGCAGACAATGTAATGGCCGACGACATGCTTTCGACCGGAGGCGCACTCCGCCTCCTCGATCAATCCACCCTAGCCGTGGAGTCGGCGATCCCCAAAGATGTCGATGTGGACCGATCTCGTTCAAGAGCGGACGAGGCCGAGTTGAGGCCCACCCGCGCGGCTCGATACGACCCGTGCCAACCGTCGGGAACCATCACCGGCTCGGTCCGGAATCGCGATCCGGCCCGGGCCGCCTGATCCTTTCCAGCAGTTGCCGCGTCATCTCCATCTGCTCCCTGGCCCTGCGCCGTACGTCCCGGAGTATCCGGTCAAGTCCGTCACCCGCGCGCTCAGCCGCTCGACTTGCCGCTGCAAGGCTTCGACCTGTTCTCGCAACGCTCCGATCTGCCCGGATTGCCGCCGCTGTTCCGTTTCGTACTGCCCGGACAACCTTTCCAAGGCGGCCGTCAGCCGCCGTTCCAAGTCGGTCACGCAGCTCCCTCCTCAATCCCTCGACAGCTTCAAGTAGGGCCGCCCGTCCAGGGTGAACGCCGGGCGGACCGTCGTCCCGGCGGGAAGCGACACGTACCGGTCCCCGCTGCTCACCATCAACTCGACGCCCCACGTCGTCTCCTCGATCTCGGCCAGCGTCGCGCGCGCCCACCGGGTCCGCGTGTCCAGCTCGTCCAAGGTCTCGATCCGGTCGTGGATGCTCCTCGACAGCCAGTGCATCGTCCCCAAGCTTCCGAAGCAGATACCGAGGAAGAGGCTCATGCCGACCACCAGCGGCCGGAGCCAGGCCTTCATCAGCAACTCGCGCATCCGACCGGTCGCCTCGGCCGTATCGGCCTCGATGGAACGCAGCGCGCCGCTTGCGACGGCGCTCAAGTTCTCGCCGAGCCGCGCGAGCTCGCGCGCGGCTTCGTCC of Candidatus Palauibacter soopunensis contains these proteins:
- a CDS encoding Ig-like domain-containing protein; this translates as MRILPLLLVGAAVLNAACGGGGTVDPRPTPPPLPPPPPPPPANRAPAAATAIPDQMVVEGQTVTMDISASFSDPDGDALSHAAATSNAAVATVALSGTDLSVTGVAQGAAAVTVTASDPGGLSASQSFAVEVAAPAPTIVTVTPNTAMLTAIDQTVRLSADVHDQLGRPIAGAAVVWSSGDASVASVDTSGLVTALANGNATVTARSGDVSDSASIVVSQTAAMAEVTPTTHTLATGDTVRLVATATDANGHVVADAAFGWTSSDTAVASVDSLGLVRGVAEGTATITAAGGGSAAGVEGMAEIAVLPPPPPPDLTGTYLLESLVGTSTGGTLLTRPTVSGTLELTQEAPVGDA